The Actinomycetota bacterium genome contains the following window.
GCCCGACACGGTGACGTTCGCGGCGACCGGCGAAGCGTGGGGCGTCGACTACCGCCACGCGCCCGGCCGGGGCGTACGCGTGCGCGAGGACCCCGCGGCCGGGACGCTCGTGGCCGCCGGTGACGTGGCCGATGCCGACGCATGCCTGCGTGCGCTGCGGCGCTGGCTCGACCGCGCCGCGGCCGAGCGGCTGGGCGCCGTGCTGGCCGAGGAGTCCGCGCGGCTGGCGCTGCCCTATGTGTCCGCGCGCTTCCGGCGCATGCGCACCCGGTGGGGCACCTGC
Protein-coding sequences here:
- a CDS encoding M48 family metallopeptidase; protein product: PDTVTFAATGEAWGVDYRHAPGRGVRVREDPAAGTLVAAGDVADADACLRALRRWLDRAAAERLGAVLAEESARLALPYVSARFRRMRTRWGTCSRAGAITLNPLLLFRTPERARCTVVHELVHTLRHDHSPHFRAELERRFPGAAAVERAGRHDMREVPPWAVP